The proteins below are encoded in one region of Scyliorhinus torazame isolate Kashiwa2021f chromosome 8, sScyTor2.1, whole genome shotgun sequence:
- the LOC140428332 gene encoding uncharacterized protein, which translates to MATFCGSGRAATTEGSRLKTCYFTGVEHDGVERIVCLIFGFTSLGVLLAMDKEKGNIMYLCSPNQSTRLHHLCKGDVLRCPHIRGHGIDSWKVIKVKENAGVMKQLHRSRRWEGNIIWTLPCFRNTCKFDFGCIKSGTIKVKSGCQKSVGRGYEKEKGTRERTGRMRREVQLERRLPGDTLKLIKGQTEENPGRMNLFYQIYHRLYGQGRVVCYPNPAAVSRLFSVSPLCGTPQTVVHCQHSEPLPDQVTLPYDPGSAPPAICLPLPRDNSHSQYDRLRRWRAYIPSHFTPNRDSRLYENCFSSEGYGCLLVEVDTNITCLFPTCTDRRCHITQVSGQCVCYNTTCVPLNAGLQLLCGWANVSHITVGTRAFRIAGRPEWAFQSWINWEVWGVPWLSVIGIILFAALPSWEMKPWEPSGQ; encoded by the coding sequence tgctattttacaggtgtggagcatgatggagtggaacgcatcgtctgtctgatatttggcttcacttcgcttggcgtgttattggcgatggacaaggaaaaggggaatattatgtatctgtgtagccccaaccaatctacaaggttacatcacctctgcaaaggtgatgttcttcgctgcccccatatacgaggacatggtatcgactcatggaaggtcatcaaagttaaggagaatgcaggagtcatgaagcagttgcaccggtcccggcgatgggaagggaacattatatggacattgccttgttttcggaatacatgtaaattcgattttggatgtattaagagtggtacaataaaggtaaaatcaggctgtcagaagagtgtaggaagaggctatgagaaagagaaagggactagagagaggacggggcgtatgagaagggaagtacagctggaacgtaggttaccgggagatacacttaagttaattaaaggccaaactgaggaaaacccaggtcgtatgaatctcttctaccagatttaccaccgcttgtatggccagggacgggttgtctgctacccaaaccccgcagcggtgtctaggttattttctgtttcaccgctttgcggcactccccaaacggtggttcattgtcagcattccgaaccactgcccgatcaggtcactcttccttacgatccgggttcagcaccaccggctatttgccttccccttcctcgggataattcccattcacagtacgataggctgcgacggtggagggcgtacatacctagccacttcactcccaatagggattcccggttgtacgagaattgcttcagcagtgaaggatatggctgtttgctggtagaggtggacacgaatataacatgtctgtttcccacctgtacggacaggaggtgccatatcacccaggtgtctggccaatgcgtttgttacaacaccacttgcgttccattgaacgccggcctccagctcctctgtggctgggcgaatgtctctcatatcactgttgggactagggctttccgcattgctgggcggcccgaatgggcatttcaaagttggataaactgggaggtgtggggggttccttggctgtcagtgatcgggattattttatttgcggccttaccatcttgggaaatgaaaccttgggagccctcggggcaataa